In Trifolium pratense cultivar HEN17-A07 linkage group LG7, ARS_RC_1.1, whole genome shotgun sequence, a genomic segment contains:
- the LOC123898378 gene encoding peroxisomal (S)-2-hydroxy-acid oxidase isoform X1 has product MGEITNVSEYENIAKQKLPKMVFDYYASGAEDQWTLQENRNAFSRILFRPRILIDVSKIDLSTTVLGFKISMPIMIAPTAMQKMAHPEGEYATARAASAAGTIMTLSSWATSSVEEVASTGPGIRFFQLYVYKDRNVVAQLVRRAEKAGFKAIALTVDTPRLGRREADIKNRFVLPPFLTLKNFEGLDLGKMDEANDSGLSSYVAGQIDRTLSWQDVKWLQTITSLPILVKGVLTAEDARLAVQSGAAGIIVSNHGARQLDYVPATISALEEVVKAAQGRIPVFLDGGVRRGTDVFKALALGASGIFIGRPVVFSLAAEGEAGVRNVLKMLRDEFELTMALSGCRSLKEITRDHIVADWDTPRVNPRAIPRL; this is encoded by the exons ATGGGAGAGATAACCAATGTCAGTGAATATGAGAATATTGCAAAGCAGAAATTGCCAAAGATGGTGTTTGACTACTACGCATCCGGTGCTGAGGATCAGTGGACTCTTCAAGAAAACAGAAATGCCTTTTCAAGAATTTT GTTTAGGCCGCGAATTCTTATTGATGTGAGCAAGATAGACTTGTCAACAACTGTCCTCGGCTTCAAAATATCGATGCCAATTATGATTGCTCCAACTGCCATGCAGAAAATGGCTCACCCTGAGG GAGAATATGCAACTGCAAGAGCTGCATCTGCTGCTGGAACAATCATG ACTTTGTCATCATGGGCTACTTCAAGTGTTGAAGAAGTTGCTTCAACAGGACCTGGCATTCGCTTTTTCCAGCTATAT GTGTATAAGGACAGGAATGTGGTTGCTCAGCTTGTGAGAAGAGCCGAAAAAGCTGGATTCAAAGCTATTGCCCTTACTGTTGATACTCCAAGACTTGGACGCAGAGAAGCTGATATCAAGAACAG ATTTGTTCTGCCACCATTTTTGACATTGAAGAACTTTGAAGGGCTTGACCTCGGAAAGATGGACGAA GCTAATGACTCTGGACTTTCTTCATATGTTGCCGGTCAAATTGATCGTACTCTAAGCTGGCAG GATGTGAAGTGGCTTCAGACAATTACCAGCTTGCCAATTCTTGTGAAGGGTGTTCTCACTGCTGAGGATG CAAGGCTAGCAGTACAAAGTGGTGCAGCTGGAATAATTGTGTCCAACCATGGAGCAAGACAACTTGATTATGTTCCAGCCACCATAAGTGCATTAGAAGAG GTTGTGAAAGCTGCTCAAGGTCGCATTCCTGTATTTTTGGATGGAGGTGTACGCCGTGGAACTGATGTTTTCAAGGCATTGGCACTTGGTGCCTCTGGCATCTTT ATTGGACGCCCTGTGGTGTTTTCCTTGGCTGCTGAAGGAGAAGCTGGTGTAAGAAATGTACTGAAAATGTTGCGCGACGAGTTTGAGCTAACAATGGCTTTAAGTGGATGCCGCTCACTCAAGGAAATCACTCGTGATCACATTGTTGCAGATTGGGACACCCCTCGCGTTAATCCTCGCGCCATACCAAGATTATGA
- the LOC123898378 gene encoding peroxisomal (S)-2-hydroxy-acid oxidase isoform X2 has protein sequence MRILQSRNCQRWCLTTTHPVLRISGLFKKTEMLIDKHCRFRPRILIDVSKIDLSTTVLGFKISMPIMIAPTAMQKMAHPEGEYATARAASAAGTIMTLSSWATSSVEEVASTGPGIRFFQLYVYKDRNVVAQLVRRAEKAGFKAIALTVDTPRLGRREADIKNRFVLPPFLTLKNFEGLDLGKMDEANDSGLSSYVAGQIDRTLSWQDVKWLQTITSLPILVKGVLTAEDARLAVQSGAAGIIVSNHGARQLDYVPATISALEEVVKAAQGRIPVFLDGGVRRGTDVFKALALGASGIFIGRPVVFSLAAEGEAGVRNVLKMLRDEFELTMALSGCRSLKEITRDHIVADWDTPRVNPRAIPRL, from the exons ATGAGAATATTGCAAAGCAGAAATTGCCAAAGATGGTGTTTGACTACTACGCATCCGGTGCTGAGGATCAGTGGACTCTTCAAGAAAACAGAAATGC TGATTGACAAACATTGCAGGTTTAGGCCGCGAATTCTTATTGATGTGAGCAAGATAGACTTGTCAACAACTGTCCTCGGCTTCAAAATATCGATGCCAATTATGATTGCTCCAACTGCCATGCAGAAAATGGCTCACCCTGAGG GAGAATATGCAACTGCAAGAGCTGCATCTGCTGCTGGAACAATCATG ACTTTGTCATCATGGGCTACTTCAAGTGTTGAAGAAGTTGCTTCAACAGGACCTGGCATTCGCTTTTTCCAGCTATAT GTGTATAAGGACAGGAATGTGGTTGCTCAGCTTGTGAGAAGAGCCGAAAAAGCTGGATTCAAAGCTATTGCCCTTACTGTTGATACTCCAAGACTTGGACGCAGAGAAGCTGATATCAAGAACAG ATTTGTTCTGCCACCATTTTTGACATTGAAGAACTTTGAAGGGCTTGACCTCGGAAAGATGGACGAA GCTAATGACTCTGGACTTTCTTCATATGTTGCCGGTCAAATTGATCGTACTCTAAGCTGGCAG GATGTGAAGTGGCTTCAGACAATTACCAGCTTGCCAATTCTTGTGAAGGGTGTTCTCACTGCTGAGGATG CAAGGCTAGCAGTACAAAGTGGTGCAGCTGGAATAATTGTGTCCAACCATGGAGCAAGACAACTTGATTATGTTCCAGCCACCATAAGTGCATTAGAAGAG GTTGTGAAAGCTGCTCAAGGTCGCATTCCTGTATTTTTGGATGGAGGTGTACGCCGTGGAACTGATGTTTTCAAGGCATTGGCACTTGGTGCCTCTGGCATCTTT ATTGGACGCCCTGTGGTGTTTTCCTTGGCTGCTGAAGGAGAAGCTGGTGTAAGAAATGTACTGAAAATGTTGCGCGACGAGTTTGAGCTAACAATGGCTTTAAGTGGATGCCGCTCACTCAAGGAAATCACTCGTGATCACATTGTTGCAGATTGGGACACCCCTCGCGTTAATCCTCGCGCCATACCAAGATTATGA
- the LOC123897315 gene encoding ruBisCO large subunit-binding protein subunit beta, chloroplastic has product MSSSTFSATSSCNLSSSAAISSFPFAAGKRTSNRVVLARKNRNVKVSAMAKELHFNKDGSAIKKLQNGVNKLADLVGVTLGPKGRNVVLESKYGSPKIVNDGVTVAKEVELEDPVENIGAKLVRQAAAKTNDLAGDGTTTSVVLAQGLIAEGVKVVAAGANPVLITRGIEKTTKALVAELKKMSKEVEDSELADVAAVSAGNNYEVGNMIAEALSRVGRKGVVTLEEGKSAENSLYVVEGMQFDRGYISPYFVTDSEKMSVEFENCKLLLVDKKITNARDLINILEDAIRSGFPILIIAEDIEQEALATLVVNKLRGSLKIAALKAPGFGERKSQYLDDIAILTGGTVIREEVGLTLDKAGKEVLGNASKVVLTKDTTTIVGDGSTQEAVNKRVAQIKNQIEAAEQDYEREKLNERIAKLSGGVAVIQVGAQTETELKEKKLRVEDALNATKAAVEEGIVVGGGCTLLRLASKVDAIKDTLANDEEKVGAEIVRRALSYPLKLIAKNAGVNGSVVSEKVLSNDNTRYGYNAATGKYEDLMSAGIIDPTKVVRCCLEHASSVAKTFLMSDCVVVEIKEPEAAPVGNPMDNSGYGM; this is encoded by the exons ATGTCATCATCAACTTTCTCAGCAACCTCCTCTTGCAATCTCTCCTCTTCCGCTGCCATTTCTTCTTTCCCCTTCGCCGCCGGTAAAAGAACTTCTAACAGAGTCGTTCTCGCTAGAAAGAATCGGAATGTTAAGGTTTCTGCTATGGCTAAGGAGTTGCATTTTAATAAAGATGGTTCCGCTATTAAGAAACTTCAG AATGGTGTGAATAAGCTTGCGGATCTTGTTGGTGTTACTCTTGGTCCTAAAGGAAGGAATGTTGTTCTTGAGAGCAAGTATGGTTCGCCGAAAATTGTTAATGATGGTGTCACTGTTGCTAAAGAG GTTGAGTTGGAGGATCCGGTTGAGAATATTGGTGCCAAGTTGGTGAGACAGGCTGCTGCCAAGACAAATGATTTGGCAGGTGATGGAACCACAACCTCGGTTGTTCTAGCTCAGGGCCTTATTGCAGAAGGTGTAAAG GTTGTCGCAGCTGGTGCAAACCCTGTGCTCATTACACGTGGTATTGAGAAGACAACTAAAGCTCTTGTGGCTGAGCTTAAAAAGATGTCAAAAGAG GTTGAAGATAGTGAACTGGCAGACGTGGCAGCAGTCAGTGCAGGGAACAATTATGAGGTTGGAAATATGATTGCTGAAGCCTTGAGTAGGGTTGGTAGAAAGGGTGTTGTGACACTTGAGGAGGGAAAGAGTGCTGAGAACAGTCTTTATGTCGTTGAGGGTATGCAATTTGACCGTGGTTATATTTCACCTTACTTTGTTACCGACAGTGAGAAGATGTCTGTTGAATTTGAGAACTGCAAG TTACTATTGGTTGACAAAAAGATTACCAATGCTAGGGATCTTATTAACATACTGGAGGATGCAATTAGAAGTGGATTCCCTATATTGATCATTGCGGAGGATATTGAACAAGAAGCTTTAGCAACACTTGTTGTGAACAAACTTAGAGGATCTCTGAAGATTGCAGCACTTAAGGCTCCTGGATTCGGAGAACGCAAAAGCCAATACCTTGATGATATTGCCATTTTGACAGGAG GTACTGTTATCAGAGAGGAAGTTGGCCTTACCTTAGACAAAGCTGGGAAAGAGGTTCTGGGTAATGCCTCCAAGGTGGTGCTCACCAAGGATACAACCACAATTGTTGGTGATGGAAGTACCCAGGAAGCAGTTAATAAGAGAGTTGCACAAATTAAGAACCAAATTGAG GCCGCAGAGCAAGACTATGAAAGGGAGAAGCTGAACGAAAGGATTGCAAAACTGTCTGGTGGTGTGGCCGTAATACAG GTTGGTGCACAAACTGAGACAGAACTTAAGGAAAAGAAATTGAGAGTTGAAGATGCTCTTAATGCTACAAAG GCAGCTGTTGAGGAAGGTATTGTAGTTGGAGGTGGTTGCACTTTGCTCAGACTTGCATCAAAGGTGGATGCCATCAAGGATACCCTTGCAAACGATGAGGAAAAA GTTGGAGCAGAAATTGTTAGAAGAGCTCTTAGTTACCCTCTTAAATTAATAGCAAAGAATGCTGGTGTAAATGGCAGTGTTGTGAGCGAGAAG GTTCTGTCCAACGACAATACAAGATATGGCTATAATGCTGCCACTGGCAAATACGAAGATTTAATGTCTGCCGGGATCATTGATCCAACAAAG GTGGTCAGATGCTGCCTGGAACATGCATCCTCTGTTGCCAAAACATTCTTAATGTCAGACTGTGTTGTTGTTGAGATTAAGGAACCTGAGGCTGCACCTGTTGGCAACCCCATGGACAATTCAG GATACGGTATGTAG